One window from the genome of Pyxicephalus adspersus chromosome 6, UCB_Pads_2.0, whole genome shotgun sequence encodes:
- the RPS21 gene encoding small ribosomal subunit protein eS21, translating to MQNDAGEFVDLYVPRKCSASNRIIGAKDHASIQINIAEVEKTTGRVTGQYKTYAICGSIRRMGESDDAILRLAKNDGIVSKNF from the exons ATGCAGAACGACGCTGGTGAATTTGTGGACTTGTATGTCCCCCGTAAATG TTCTGCTAGCAACAGAATTATTGGTGCCAAGGACCATGCTTCCATCCAGATAAACATTGCAGAG gttGAAAAGACAACCGGCAGAGTTACTGGCCAGTACAAGACCTATGCTATCTGCGGCAGCATTCGTAGAATG GGTGAATCCGATGATGCCATTCTCAGGCTGGCAAAAAATGATGGCATTGTTTCAAA gAACTTCTAG